In Streptomyces chartreusis NRRL 3882, the following are encoded in one genomic region:
- a CDS encoding CGNR zinc finger domain-containing protein yields the protein MELAYYSDYAVRLVNTEEPARGKDSLTSVEAVRELFGAQQSAARRATDADVTRFRSVRTRLRAVFEAADSGDEQLAVDLLNSLLLEFPVSPQISGHDIRDDDGRPLWHMHLADHPSNATAGYAAIAAMGLAFHLTEYGVDRLGLCEAAPCRNAYLDTSTNRSRRYCSDRCATRANVAAYRARKRLEATRPDLPENTGLAADSAQPSSAQGERRPGLRGR from the coding sequence GTGGAACTGGCCTATTACTCGGACTATGCCGTGCGCCTCGTCAACACGGAGGAACCGGCCCGGGGCAAGGACTCCCTGACGTCGGTCGAGGCGGTCCGCGAGCTGTTCGGCGCCCAGCAGTCGGCGGCGCGCCGCGCCACGGACGCGGACGTGACCCGCTTCCGCTCGGTCCGGACCCGGCTGCGCGCGGTCTTCGAGGCGGCCGACAGCGGCGACGAGCAGCTCGCCGTGGACCTGCTGAACTCACTGCTGCTGGAGTTCCCGGTGAGCCCGCAGATCTCCGGGCACGACATCCGCGACGACGACGGCCGCCCCCTGTGGCACATGCACCTGGCGGACCACCCGTCCAACGCGACCGCGGGCTACGCGGCGATCGCGGCGATGGGGCTGGCGTTCCACCTGACCGAGTACGGCGTGGACCGGCTCGGCCTGTGCGAGGCCGCGCCCTGCCGCAACGCCTACCTGGACACCTCCACCAACCGCTCCCGGCGCTACTGCTCCGACCGCTGCGCCACCCGCGCCAACGTGGCGGCCTACCGCGCCCGCAAGCGCCTCGAAGCGACCCGGCCCGACCTGCCCGAGAACACGGGCCTGGCGGCCGACAGCGCCCAGCCCAGCAGCGCCCAGGGCGAACGCAGGCCGGGCCTGCGCGGCCGGTAG
- a CDS encoding PadR family transcriptional regulator, which yields MPPVFAHGRLRLYLLKLLDEAPRHGYEVIRLLEERFQGLYAPSAGTVYPRLAKLEAEGLVTHTTEGGRKVYSITDAGRAELADRSGELADLELEIRESVAELAAEIRADVRGAAGDLRREMRAAATEARRDTGTRPRGAEDAPFGDFGQYGDKEAWRVAKEEMRRARQEWKEQARRAKDESRRAREDAQRARRQAKEAQEQARAQAQEQVQRIARRVQEQVQDHFARGDWPTGLREGLSELAKEVGEFGKDYGKDFGFDWSGTGKPASQPTPSQPAEDFPAAYEPAWAHEDATDSTGDPARDLDRLLDRFRDDIRDAARDHGVTPDQLRDARRHLSTAAAHIGALLRTQQK from the coding sequence ATGCCCCCCGTCTTCGCCCACGGCCGCCTCCGCCTCTACCTGCTGAAGCTGCTGGACGAGGCCCCCCGACACGGCTACGAGGTGATCCGCCTCCTCGAGGAGCGCTTCCAGGGGCTGTACGCACCGTCGGCCGGCACGGTCTACCCCCGCCTGGCCAAGCTGGAGGCCGAGGGCCTGGTCACCCACACCACCGAGGGCGGCCGCAAGGTGTACTCGATCACGGACGCGGGCCGCGCCGAACTGGCCGACCGCAGCGGCGAACTGGCCGATCTGGAGCTGGAGATCCGGGAATCCGTCGCGGAACTGGCGGCGGAGATCCGCGCCGACGTGCGCGGGGCCGCCGGCGATCTGCGCCGCGAGATGCGCGCCGCCGCGACCGAGGCACGCCGGGACACCGGCACCAGGCCCCGTGGCGCGGAGGACGCCCCCTTCGGGGACTTCGGGCAGTACGGCGACAAGGAGGCCTGGCGCGTCGCCAAGGAGGAGATGCGGCGGGCCAGGCAGGAGTGGAAGGAACAGGCCCGCCGCGCCAAGGACGAGAGCCGCCGCGCCCGAGAGGACGCCCAGCGCGCCCGCCGCCAGGCGAAGGAGGCCCAGGAACAGGCCCGCGCCCAGGCCCAGGAGCAGGTCCAGCGCATCGCCCGCCGGGTCCAGGAGCAGGTCCAGGACCACTTCGCCCGCGGCGACTGGCCCACGGGACTGCGCGAGGGCCTGAGCGAACTGGCCAAGGAGGTCGGCGAGTTCGGCAAGGACTACGGCAAGGACTTCGGCTTCGACTGGAGCGGCACCGGCAAGCCGGCCTCGCAGCCGACGCCCTCACAGCCCGCCGAGGACTTCCCGGCCGCCTACGAACCCGCCTGGGCCCACGAGGACGCCACGGACTCCACCGGCGACCCCGCCCGCGACCTGGACCGCCTGCTCGACCGCTTCCGGGACGACATCCGCGACGCGGCCCGCGACCACGGCGTCACCCCCGACCAACTGCGCGACGCCCGCCGCCACCTGTCGACGGCCGCGGCCCACATAGGAGCCCTCCTGCGCACGCAGCAGAAGTAG
- a CDS encoding class I SAM-dependent methyltransferase, with protein MTDADITTATTDWQAWQQSWDRQQEWYLPDREERFRIMLDMVEALVGTAPRVLDLACGTGSITARLLARFPEATSTGVDLDPALLAIARGTFADDERVGFVTADLKDPDWPAKLPYDSYDAVLTATALHWLHREPLADLYGQVAGVVRDGGVFMNADHMIDETTPRINAAERAQRHARMEQARESGVLGWTEWWQLAAEDPVLAEPTARRYEIYGDHADGDMPSVAWHAGVLREKGFAEVRPVWCSPSDTLLLAMK; from the coding sequence ATGACGGACGCGGACATCACCACGGCCACCACCGACTGGCAGGCCTGGCAGCAGAGCTGGGACCGGCAGCAGGAGTGGTACCTGCCCGACCGCGAGGAACGCTTCCGGATCATGCTCGACATGGTCGAGGCCCTCGTGGGCACCGCCCCGCGCGTGCTCGACCTCGCCTGCGGCACGGGCAGCATCACCGCCCGGCTGCTCGCCCGGTTCCCGGAGGCCACCAGCACCGGCGTCGACCTCGACCCGGCCCTCCTCGCCATCGCCCGGGGCACCTTCGCGGACGACGAGCGGGTCGGCTTCGTCACCGCCGACCTCAAGGACCCCGACTGGCCGGCGAAGCTGCCGTACGACTCGTACGACGCCGTCCTGACCGCGACGGCCCTGCACTGGCTGCACCGGGAACCCCTCGCGGACCTCTACGGCCAGGTCGCGGGAGTGGTCCGCGACGGCGGTGTCTTCATGAACGCGGACCACATGATCGACGAGACGACTCCCCGGATCAACGCCGCCGAGCGCGCACAGCGCCACGCCCGCATGGAACAGGCCAGGGAATCCGGCGTCCTCGGCTGGACGGAGTGGTGGCAGCTCGCCGCCGAGGATCCGGTCCTCGCGGAGCCCACGGCCCGGCGCTACGAGATCTACGGCGACCACGCGGACGGCGACATGCCGTCGGTGGCGTGGCACGCGGGCGTGCTGCGCGAAAAGGGGTTCGCGGAGGTCAGGCCGGTGTGGTGCTCGCCCTCGGACACCCTGCTGCTCGCCATGAAGTAG
- a CDS encoding DUF4097 family beta strand repeat-containing protein, translating into MSEWSVAEPRKLTLDEPVSELHVRLVNGTVNVVGTDEGSARLEVSEIEGPPLVVTQEGGTLTVAYEDLPWKGFLKWLDRKGWRRSAVVSLAVPASTRVEVGVVGAAAVISGIDGPAAVKGVTGDTTLVGLSGPVRADTVSGSVEAQGVTGDLRFNSVSGDLTVVEGSGSSVRADSVSGSMIVDLDPGGPTDVRLTSVSGEIAIRLPDPADAEVEANTASGAVSNAFDGLRVHGQWGAHKITGRLGAGTGKLRATTVSGSIALLRRPSGEDEPDEPWDTRPGTSSSATDPQDDPKAASGDNSVSDRGAADAGVPADGTTDKKVL; encoded by the coding sequence ATGTCCGAGTGGTCTGTCGCGGAGCCGAGGAAACTCACCCTCGACGAGCCCGTGAGCGAGCTTCACGTACGCCTCGTCAACGGAACGGTGAACGTGGTGGGCACGGACGAAGGTTCCGCCCGCCTGGAGGTCTCCGAGATCGAGGGGCCACCCCTGGTGGTGACCCAGGAGGGCGGCACCCTCACGGTGGCCTACGAGGACCTGCCCTGGAAGGGCTTCCTCAAGTGGCTGGACCGCAAGGGCTGGCGCCGCAGCGCGGTGGTCTCCCTGGCCGTTCCGGCCTCCACCCGGGTGGAGGTGGGGGTGGTCGGGGCGGCAGCCGTGATCTCCGGGATCGACGGACCGGCGGCGGTGAAGGGCGTCACGGGCGACACGACCCTCGTGGGCCTCTCCGGCCCGGTCCGCGCCGACACCGTCTCCGGGAGCGTGGAGGCCCAGGGCGTGACGGGCGACCTCCGGTTCAACTCGGTCTCGGGCGACCTCACGGTGGTCGAGGGCTCCGGCTCCTCCGTGCGGGCCGACTCGGTCAGCGGCTCCATGATCGTCGACCTCGACCCGGGCGGTCCCACGGACGTGCGGCTGACCAGCGTCTCGGGTGAGATCGCGATCCGGCTGCCGGACCCGGCGGACGCGGAGGTCGAGGCGAACACGGCGAGCGGCGCGGTCTCCAACGCCTTCGACGGTCTGCGGGTGCACGGCCAGTGGGGCGCCCACAAGATCACGGGCCGCCTGGGCGCGGGCACCGGCAAGCTGCGGGCGACGACGGTCTCCGGCTCGATCGCCCTGCTGCGCCGCCCCTCCGGGGAGGACGAGCCCGACGAACCGTGGGACACCCGGCCCGGCACCAGCAGCTCGGCGACCGACCCACAGGACGATCCGAAGGCAGCCTCGGGAGACAATTCCGTCTCCGACCGGGGCGCCGCCGACGCCGGCGTCCCGGCCGACGGCACGACCGACAAGAAGGTGCTCTGA
- a CDS encoding NAD(P)-dependent malic enzyme, protein MAAEIVNPRSESTTDHTGHEGGAEPLDSFDPAFALHRGGKMAVQATVPVRDKDDLSLAYTPGVAKVCSAIAEQPELVHDYTWKSSVVAVVTDGTAVLGLGDIGPEASLPVMEGKAILFKQFGGVDAVPIALNCTDVDEIVETVVRLAPSFGGVNLEDISAPRCFEIERKLQDALDIPVFHDDQHGTAVVTLAALRNAARLSKRALGELRAVISGAGAAGVAIAKMLVEAGIGDVAVADRKGVVSADRDDLTPVKRELAGFTNKAGISGSLEAALAGADVFIGVSGGTVSEDAVASMADGAFVFAMANPNPEVHPEVAHKYAAVVATGRSDFPNQINNVLAFPGIFAGALQVRASRITEGMKLAAAEALAGVVGDDLAADYVIPSPFDERVAPAVTAAVAAAARAEGVARR, encoded by the coding sequence GTGGCAGCGGAGATCGTCAATCCTCGCAGCGAGAGCACGACGGACCATACGGGTCACGAGGGCGGTGCGGAGCCCCTCGACTCCTTCGATCCGGCGTTCGCGCTCCACCGCGGCGGCAAGATGGCCGTGCAGGCCACGGTGCCGGTCCGTGACAAGGACGACCTGTCCCTGGCGTACACGCCCGGCGTCGCGAAGGTGTGCAGCGCGATCGCGGAGCAGCCGGAGCTGGTGCACGACTACACGTGGAAGTCGTCGGTCGTCGCCGTCGTGACGGACGGTACGGCCGTGCTGGGGCTCGGTGACATCGGGCCCGAGGCCTCCCTCCCGGTGATGGAGGGCAAGGCGATTCTGTTCAAGCAGTTCGGCGGCGTGGACGCGGTTCCGATCGCGCTCAACTGCACGGACGTCGACGAGATCGTCGAGACGGTGGTGCGGCTCGCGCCGTCGTTCGGCGGCGTCAATCTGGAGGACATCTCGGCGCCGCGGTGCTTCGAGATCGAGCGGAAGCTCCAGGATGCGCTGGACATTCCCGTCTTCCACGACGACCAGCACGGTACGGCGGTCGTGACGCTGGCGGCCCTGCGGAACGCCGCGCGGCTGAGCAAGCGGGCGCTGGGGGAGCTGCGGGCCGTCATCTCCGGCGCCGGTGCGGCGGGTGTCGCGATCGCGAAGATGCTGGTCGAGGCCGGGATCGGGGATGTCGCGGTGGCCGACCGCAAGGGTGTCGTGTCGGCGGACCGGGACGATCTGACGCCGGTGAAGCGGGAGCTGGCCGGATTCACGAACAAGGCGGGCATCAGCGGGTCGCTGGAGGCGGCGCTGGCCGGGGCCGATGTGTTCATCGGGGTGTCCGGTGGGACGGTGTCGGAGGACGCGGTGGCGTCGATGGCCGACGGGGCGTTCGTTTTCGCCATGGCGAACCCGAATCCCGAGGTGCACCCCGAGGTCGCGCACAAGTACGCGGCCGTCGTGGCGACCGGGCGGTCGGACTTCCCGAACCAGATCAACAACGTGCTGGCGTTTCCGGGGATCTTCGCGGGTGCACTGCAGGTGCGGGCGTCGCGGATCACGGAGGGCATGAAGCTGGCCGCCGCGGAGGCGCTGGCGGGTGTGGTCGGGGACGACCTCGCGGCCGACTACGTCATCCCGTCGCCGTTCGACGAGCGGGTCGCGCCGGCGGTGACCGCTGCGGTGGCGGCGGCTGCCCGGGCCGAGGGTGTGGCTCGGCGGTGA
- a CDS encoding zinc-binding dehydrogenase has product MFAVYAARIDRDQPLAGLELGERPAPEARPGWSTVTVKAASLNHHDLWSLRGVGLAEDKLPMILGCDAAGVDEDGNEVVLHSVIGQSGHGVGPKEPRSILTERYQGTFAEQVAVPTWNILPKPKELSFEEAACLPTAWLTAYRMLFTNAGVRPGDSVLVQGAGGGVATAAIVLGKAAGLRVFATSRDEAKRKRAVELGAVEALEPGARLPERVDAVVETVGAATWSHSVKSLKPGGTLVISGATSGDRPSHAELTRIFFLELKVVGSTMGTKDELEDLLAFCAATGVRPVIDEVLPMDRAREGFERLASGEQFGKLVLMNS; this is encoded by the coding sequence ATGTTCGCTGTCTACGCCGCCCGAATCGACCGCGACCAGCCACTGGCCGGCCTGGAGTTGGGAGAGCGTCCGGCTCCCGAGGCCCGTCCCGGCTGGAGCACCGTCACGGTCAAGGCCGCCTCCCTCAACCACCACGACCTGTGGTCCCTGCGTGGCGTCGGCCTCGCAGAGGACAAGCTGCCGATGATCCTCGGCTGTGACGCCGCCGGCGTCGACGAGGACGGCAACGAGGTCGTCCTGCACTCCGTGATCGGACAGAGCGGGCACGGGGTCGGCCCGAAGGAGCCCCGTTCCATCCTCACCGAGCGCTACCAGGGCACCTTCGCCGAGCAGGTCGCCGTGCCGACCTGGAACATCCTGCCCAAGCCCAAGGAGCTTTCCTTCGAGGAGGCCGCCTGTCTGCCCACGGCGTGGCTGACCGCGTACCGGATGCTGTTCACCAACGCGGGTGTCCGGCCCGGCGACTCCGTCCTCGTGCAGGGCGCCGGCGGTGGTGTCGCCACGGCCGCCATCGTGCTGGGGAAGGCGGCCGGGCTCCGGGTCTTCGCCACGAGCCGGGACGAGGCCAAGCGGAAGCGGGCCGTGGAGCTGGGGGCCGTGGAGGCCCTGGAGCCCGGCGCGCGGTTGCCGGAGCGGGTCGACGCCGTGGTCGAGACCGTCGGGGCCGCCACGTGGTCGCACTCCGTGAAGTCGCTGAAGCCCGGCGGCACGCTGGTGATCTCCGGTGCCACCAGTGGTGACCGGCCCTCGCACGCCGAACTGACCCGGATCTTCTTCCTGGAGCTCAAGGTCGTCGGGTCCACGATGGGCACCAAGGACGAGCTGGAGGACCTGCTCGCGTTCTGTGCCGCCACCGGGGTGCGGCCCGTCATCGACGAGGTGCTGCCCATGGACCGCGCGCGGGAGGGCTTCGAACGGCTGGCGTCCGGTGAGCAGTTCGGGAAGCTCGTGCTCATGAATTCGTAG
- the sodN gene encoding superoxide dismutase, Ni: MLSRLFAPKVKVSAHCDLPCGVYDPAQARIEAESVKAIQEKMAGNDDPHFQARATTIKEQRAELAKHHVSVLWSDYFKPPHFEKYPELHQLVNDTLKALSAAKGSTDPATGQKALDYIAQIDKIFWETKKA, translated from the coding sequence ATGCTTTCCCGCCTGTTTGCCCCCAAGGTCAAGGTCAGCGCACACTGCGACCTTCCCTGCGGTGTGTACGACCCTGCCCAGGCCCGCATCGAGGCGGAGTCGGTGAAGGCCATCCAGGAGAAGATGGCCGGCAACGACGACCCGCACTTCCAGGCGCGTGCCACCACCATCAAGGAGCAGCGCGCGGAGCTCGCGAAGCACCACGTGTCCGTGCTGTGGAGCGACTACTTCAAGCCGCCGCACTTCGAGAAGTACCCCGAGCTGCACCAGCTGGTCAACGACACCCTCAAGGCCCTCTCGGCCGCCAAGGGTTCGACCGACCCGGCGACCGGCCAGAAGGCGCTGGACTACATCGCCCAGATCGACAAGATCTTCTGGGAGACCAAGAAGGCCTGA
- a CDS encoding HTH domain-containing protein: MTEATDLAERAGDRDPRVGLRAVAALRRLLEQLEAVQVRNARNQGWSWQEIATELGVSRQAVHKKYGRH; encoded by the coding sequence ATGACCGAAGCAACCGATCTGGCCGAGCGTGCGGGCGACCGTGATCCACGGGTCGGTCTGCGGGCTGTCGCCGCCCTGCGCAGGCTGCTGGAGCAGCTGGAAGCCGTACAGGTGCGCAACGCGCGCAACCAGGGCTGGTCGTGGCAGGAGATTGCCACCGAACTCGGTGTGAGCCGGCAGGCCGTGCACAAGAAGTACGGGAGGCATTGA
- a CDS encoding Clp protease N-terminal domain-containing protein, which translates to MFERFTKDARSVVKGALASVEGGGGGQVVEPEHLLLALLDREGSRGSFALAALGLPERRESVRQALGEARRRAGLSQAETDALAGLGIDVEEIVARVEEVHGVGAMAGDRKDKGWWFGRASFGRGAKDVLERSLRVALAQRDRHIGDEHILLALTVRPGVPAEVLADHGVTYESVVRVLYGSGGEAKAG; encoded by the coding sequence ATGTTCGAGCGGTTCACGAAGGACGCCCGGAGCGTGGTCAAGGGCGCGTTGGCCTCTGTGGAGGGCGGGGGTGGCGGGCAGGTCGTGGAGCCGGAGCATCTGTTGCTCGCGCTGCTCGATCGGGAGGGCAGTCGAGGCTCGTTCGCGCTCGCCGCTCTCGGGCTCCCTGAGCGGAGGGAGTCCGTGCGGCAGGCACTGGGCGAGGCGCGGCGGCGGGCCGGGCTGTCCCAGGCCGAGACCGACGCGCTCGCCGGGCTCGGGATCGATGTGGAGGAGATCGTCGCCCGGGTGGAGGAGGTGCACGGAGTCGGTGCCATGGCCGGTGACCGGAAGGACAAGGGGTGGTGGTTTGGGCGGGCCTCCTTCGGGCGGGGCGCCAAGGACGTCCTGGAGCGCTCCCTGCGGGTCGCCCTCGCCCAGCGGGACCGGCACATCGGGGACGAGCACATCCTGCTCGCCCTGACCGTGCGCCCGGGCGTGCCGGCCGAGGTCCTCGCCGACCACGGGGTCACGTACGAGTCTGTGGTGCGGGTGCTGTACGGCAGTGGTGGCGAGGCCAAGGCCGGCTGA
- a CDS encoding ABC transporter substrate-binding protein, with the protein MTASSTRRTTAAHSRLAAVGAIAVAGALMLTGCGDQTKDTGKDSETATAAAPLADKLPQSIRDKGVIKVGADIAYAPVEFKDSSGKVVGIDPDIAAAMGKQLGVDFQFENGTFDTLITGLRSKRYDVAMSAMTDSKERQEGIDSKTGKKVGEGVDFVDYFTAGVSIYTKKGDDQGIKNWSDLCGKKIVLQRGTVSEELANAEAKKCPAGKKLSIEAFDNDQQAQTRLRAGGADAGSSDFPVAAYAVKTSGGGKDFQLVGEQVQAAPYGIAVAKNQTQLRDALKAALDAIIKNGEYEKILKKWGVTDGAVQEATINAGGK; encoded by the coding sequence ATGACCGCAAGCTCCACCCGTCGTACGACCGCCGCGCACTCCCGGCTAGCAGCGGTCGGTGCGATCGCGGTCGCAGGCGCGCTGATGCTCACCGGATGCGGTGACCAGACCAAGGACACCGGGAAGGACAGCGAGACCGCCACGGCCGCGGCCCCGCTCGCCGACAAGCTGCCGCAGTCGATCCGCGACAAGGGCGTCATCAAGGTCGGTGCGGACATCGCGTACGCCCCGGTCGAGTTCAAGGACAGCTCCGGCAAGGTCGTCGGCATCGACCCGGACATCGCGGCCGCCATGGGCAAGCAGCTCGGTGTCGACTTCCAGTTCGAGAACGGCACCTTCGACACGCTGATCACGGGCCTGCGCTCCAAGCGGTACGACGTCGCGATGTCCGCGATGACCGACTCCAAGGAGCGCCAGGAGGGCATCGACTCCAAGACCGGCAAGAAGGTCGGCGAGGGCGTCGACTTCGTGGACTACTTCACCGCCGGTGTCTCGATCTACACCAAGAAGGGCGACGACCAGGGCATCAAGAACTGGTCCGACCTGTGCGGCAAGAAGATCGTGCTCCAGCGCGGCACGGTCTCCGAGGAACTCGCCAACGCCGAGGCGAAGAAGTGCCCGGCCGGCAAGAAGCTCTCGATCGAGGCGTTCGACAACGACCAGCAGGCCCAGACGCGCCTGCGCGCGGGCGGCGCCGACGCCGGCTCGTCCGACTTCCCGGTCGCCGCGTACGCCGTGAAGACCTCCGGTGGCGGCAAGGACTTCCAGCTGGTCGGCGAGCAGGTCCAGGCCGCTCCGTACGGCATCGCGGTCGCCAAGAACCAGACGCAGCTCCGCGACGCCCTCAAGGCCGCGCTGGACGCGATCATCAAGAACGGCGAGTACGAGAAGATCCTCAAGAAGTGGGGCGTGACGGACGGCGCCGTCCAGGAAGCCACCATCAACGCCGGCGGCAAGTGA
- a CDS encoding amino acid ABC transporter permease has product MTVDIDKTSGPSDTPPAGPEAIKAIPVRHYGRYVSAVVAIALLVGVVYAFSQGKINWGAIPDYFFDDRVLQGVGRTLLITVLSMVIGVVGGIMLAVMRLSKNPVTSAISWFYIWFFRGTPVLVQLVVWFNLGLVFEYINLGPFYKDEWSDFMTPFLTALLGLGLNEAAYMAEICRAGLLSVDEGQTEASHALGMSHSKTLRRIVIPQAMRVIVPPTGNEVINMLKTTSLVSVVQYSELFRVAQDIGQTSGAPAEMLFLAAAWYLLLTSVFSIGQFYLERYYARGSSRSLPATPFQKIKANLLSLSNRPSAGGTA; this is encoded by the coding sequence GTGACTGTTGACATCGACAAGACGTCGGGGCCGTCCGACACGCCCCCGGCCGGACCGGAGGCCATCAAGGCCATCCCGGTCCGGCACTACGGGCGGTACGTCTCCGCCGTCGTCGCCATCGCCCTGCTGGTCGGGGTCGTCTACGCGTTCTCCCAGGGCAAGATCAACTGGGGCGCAATCCCGGACTACTTCTTCGACGACCGCGTCCTGCAGGGCGTGGGCAGAACCCTCCTGATCACCGTCCTGTCCATGGTGATCGGCGTCGTCGGCGGCATCATGCTGGCCGTGATGCGCCTGTCGAAGAACCCGGTGACCTCGGCGATCTCGTGGTTCTACATCTGGTTCTTCCGCGGTACGCCGGTCCTGGTGCAGCTGGTGGTCTGGTTCAACCTGGGCCTGGTCTTCGAGTACATCAACCTCGGGCCGTTCTACAAGGACGAGTGGTCGGACTTCATGACCCCGTTCCTGACGGCGCTGCTGGGCCTCGGCCTCAACGAGGCGGCGTACATGGCGGAGATCTGCCGCGCCGGTCTGCTCTCGGTCGACGAGGGCCAGACGGAGGCGTCGCACGCGCTGGGCATGAGCCACTCCAAGACGCTGCGCCGGATCGTCATCCCGCAGGCGATGCGCGTGATCGTGCCGCCGACGGGCAACGAGGTCATCAACATGCTGAAGACGACCTCGCTGGTCTCGGTCGTCCAGTACTCCGAGTTGTTCCGCGTGGCCCAGGACATCGGGCAGACCTCCGGCGCCCCCGCCGAGATGCTGTTCCTGGCGGCGGCCTGGTACCTGCTGCTGACCTCGGTCTTCAGCATCGGCCAGTTCTACCTGGAGCGGTACTACGCGCGTGGTTCGAGCCGGTCGCTCCCGGCCACCCCGTTCCAGAAGATCAAGGCCAACCTGCTGTCCCTGTCGAACCGTCCGTCGGCGGGAGGTACCGCATGA
- a CDS encoding amino acid ABC transporter ATP-binding protein, whose product MTAMVKAEGVHKSFGPVEVLKGIDLEVRSGEVFCLIGPSGSGKSTFLRCINHLEKINAGRLYVDGELVGYRQKGDKLYELKDSEVALKRRDIGMVFQRFNLFPHMTAVENVMEAPVQVKGVSKSQARQRALELLDRVGLADKAGSYPSQLSGGQQQRVAIARALAMDPKLMLFDEPTSALDPELVGDVLDVMRDLAESGMTMIVVTHEMGFAREVGDSLVFMDGGVVVESGHPREVLTNPQHERTKSFLSKVL is encoded by the coding sequence ATGACTGCCATGGTCAAGGCCGAAGGCGTCCACAAGTCCTTCGGTCCCGTAGAAGTCCTCAAGGGCATCGACCTGGAGGTGAGGTCCGGCGAGGTGTTCTGCCTCATCGGCCCCTCCGGCTCCGGCAAGTCGACCTTCCTCCGGTGCATCAACCACCTGGAGAAGATCAACGCCGGCCGCCTGTACGTGGACGGGGAGCTGGTGGGCTACCGCCAGAAGGGCGACAAGCTCTACGAGCTGAAGGACAGCGAGGTCGCCCTCAAGCGCCGGGACATCGGCATGGTCTTCCAGCGCTTCAACCTGTTCCCGCACATGACGGCCGTGGAGAACGTCATGGAGGCACCGGTCCAGGTCAAGGGCGTGAGCAAGAGCCAGGCCCGGCAGCGGGCCCTGGAACTCCTGGACCGGGTGGGCCTGGCCGACAAGGCGGGCAGCTACCCCTCACAGCTCTCCGGCGGCCAGCAGCAGCGCGTCGCCATCGCCCGGGCCCTCGCCATGGACCCGAAGCTGATGCTGTTCGACGAGCCGACGTCGGCGCTCGACCCGGAGCTGGTCGGTGACGTCCTGGACGTCATGCGCGACCTCGCCGAGTCCGGCATGACGATGATCGTCGTGACGCACGAGATGGGCTTCGCCCGAGAGGTGGGCGACAGCCTGGTCTTCATGGACGGCGGTGTGGTGGTGGAATCCGGTCACCCGCGCGAGGTGCTGACGAACCCGCAGCACGAGCGGACGAAGTCGTTCCTGTCCAAGGTGCTCTGA